A genomic region of Dermacentor andersoni chromosome 9, qqDerAnde1_hic_scaffold, whole genome shotgun sequence contains the following coding sequences:
- the Aps gene encoding diphosphoinositol polyphosphate phosphohydrolase 1 isoform X3 — MPGETILLVSSSSAPDRWIVPGGGLEPNEEPSTAAMREVMEEGGVRGRLGRCLGTFEACEQKVLLTGSTFGTKSPDAMQLNSERKHRTMVFILEVTEELEEWEDSKNIGRKRKWFPIDEALRVLSISKPVQCNYVKLLMKNDKVP; from the exons ATCCTGCTTGTTTCGAGCAGCAGCGCACCCGACCGGTGGATTGTGCCAGGCGGTGGCCTGGAACCGAATGAGGAGCCCAGCACGGCGGCAATGCGTGAAGTCATGGAGGAGGGCGGCGTGCGTGGTCGGCTCGGACGATGTCTTGGCACTTTCGAG GCATGCGAGCAGAAGGTGTTGCTGACAGGCAGTACCTTCGGCACGAAGTCCCCAGATGCGATGCAACTA AACTCGGAGAGGAAACACCGCACGATGGTATTTATTTTGGAAGTCACAGAAGAGCTTGAGGAATGGGAGGACTCCAAGAACATAG GTCGCAAGCGGAAGTGGTTCCCCATTGACGAAGCATTGCGCGTCCTCTCCATTTCAAAGCCTGTACAGTGCAATTACGTTAAGCTGCTCATGAAGAACGACAAGGTGCCATGA